ACGCACTTGAAACTATTATCAAAAGTGGCTCGTTTATTGATGAAAAGTGAGTTTAAGCAAAAAATAAAACAACTAGACTCAGAAACAGAAATAGCAGAATATATAAATCAACAATTAATGGAGGCGTAGTAAAAAACTATGAAAAAAATGACAGAATCTAAATTAGCAGCAATGAAACGAATGAGTAACAAAGACGGGTTGATCGGAGCACTTGCCATCGACCAGCGAGGCTCATTAAAAAAAATGATCGAAACAGCGAGTGTGACAGAAGTAGGAGAAGAGGCTATTACCTCGTTTAAAGAAATTGTTTCTCGTGAATTGACACCTTATGCTTCTGCGATTCTTTTAGATCCAGAATACGGATTATCTGCAGCAAAAGTGCGAGATCAAGAAGCAGGGTTACTGGTTGCCTATGAAAAAACAGGGTATGACGCTAGTGAACCGGGACGTTTGCCTGATCTATTAAGTAATTGGTCAGTTAAACGGTTGAAAGAAGCTAAGGCAGATGCTGTTAAATTTTTATTGTATTATGATGTAGATGAGCCAAGCGAGATCAATGAACAAAAACAAGTTTTTATGGAACGAATCGGTTCGGAATGTGATGCAGAAGGTTTGCCATTTTTCTTAGAATTAGTATCCTATGATGCAAAAATAACGGATGTATCAAGCAAAGAATATGCCAAAATCAAACCGCACAAAGTCATTGAAATGATGAAAGAATTTAGTAAACCACGCTATAATGTGGATGTTTTAAAAGTAGAGGTACCTGTGAATATGGCGTTTGTAGAAGGTTTTGGTTCAGACGTTTGTTTTTCAAAAGAAGAAGCAAAGCAATTATTTAAAGAACAAAGTGAGGCAACGAATCTGCCATTTATTTTTCTAAGTGCAGGTGTTAGCAGTAAACGTTTTCAAGAAACGTTGTACTTTGCAAAAGAGGCTGGTTCAACGTTTAATGGCGTATTATGCGGTCGAGCAACATGGAAAGATGGGGTGATACCGTTTGCGCAAGAAGGAAAAATAGCAGCGGAGCAATGGATGAGAACTGTTGGGAAAGAGAACATCGAATCATTAAATCGTGTCTTGAAAGAAACAGCAACACCATGGATGAACAGATAAAATGAACTTGGAAAAGGCAATCTGCTACTCAGTAGGGATTGTTTTTTTCAATAAAATCAGTTGTAAAAAACCAAAAATTTGATAAAGTAAAAGAGAAGAGAAATTCTTGGAGGCAAAAGATGAGCGTATACCTAGAACGACCAGAGTTTGAAGGAAATCTCCTATTTAGAGCTTTTATCAATGACGGTATGACAATTGTTTATCCTCATTGGCATAAAGAAATTGAAATCATCTATTCAATACGAGGAACAGTCAACATCGGTGTAGGGGATGACGTTGTTTCCGTTTCAGAAGGGGAAATTTATTTTTTTGCCAGTGGAGAACCCCATTATTTTCTAGCTTCGCCAGATAGTGAACGAATTGTTTATCAGTTTGACTTGAGTTTATTTGATGAAAAAAACGTAAAATCAGCAAAGGATTGTTCCTTGATCGAACTATTTGAAACTGGAGAAAAGCATAGTTCAAAATGGTCGAAGTCATTAATAGTGGAGATGAAAAAACTAT
The DNA window shown above is from Enterococcus sp. 12C11_DIV0727 and carries:
- the lacD gene encoding tagatose-bisphosphate aldolase, coding for MKKMTESKLAAMKRMSNKDGLIGALAIDQRGSLKKMIETASVTEVGEEAITSFKEIVSRELTPYASAILLDPEYGLSAAKVRDQEAGLLVAYEKTGYDASEPGRLPDLLSNWSVKRLKEAKADAVKFLLYYDVDEPSEINEQKQVFMERIGSECDAEGLPFFLELVSYDAKITDVSSKEYAKIKPHKVIEMMKEFSKPRYNVDVLKVEVPVNMAFVEGFGSDVCFSKEEAKQLFKEQSEATNLPFIFLSAGVSSKRFQETLYFAKEAGSTFNGVLCGRATWKDGVIPFAQEGKIAAEQWMRTVGKENIESLNRVLKETATPWMNR